Genomic DNA from Methanosarcina sp. MTP4:
TATGGTAGTAAATGTTATGAAGAATTCAGGAATAAACGGAGGGGGAGAGAAACTATTCAAAGCAATATCAAGCGATACCCGCCTCTCCATTCTTGAACTCCTGAGCGGAGAGGACACTCACATCTCAGGTATTGCCAGGGAACTGGGGATCTCCGTACCCGTAGCTGCCAAACACATAAAGATCCTGGAGGAAGCCGAACTGGTTGAGAGAAAAAAGTTAGGGAACCTCCATATGATAGCAATCAAAATCAGCAACGTATATTCATTTCTGGACCACTTTGCAGAAAACCGGGACGTAGAAGTTGAAGAAGGCACAACCCTCCTTGAAGCCCTGAAAAGTGTTGCCGCCGTGGAGGTCACACAGATGGGAAACAGGATAAAAGTAGTTTCCACGGACGGAGAGGAAGGCTTTTACATTTATGAAGTTGACGGGAAATTCTCGGACAAAACAGTGGATGAATATACTTTTGAAGAAGACGCAGTCGTGGAGTGGAAAAAACTTATTCCGGTCACGAAAAAGAGACTGTTTGTGAACATCAGGAGATGAGAAGGGTATTCAGGAACCTTTTCCAAAGCTTTTCTGTAGTTCTTAACCTTTTTCCTTTGGCTTTTCAGGCTGATTCCTGCAACTCTTTATCCAAATTCATTATCCAAATTTCCACGGCTTTCAACTATAGTCAAGGACTCAAATTCCTTCACCAATCTCAAGTGAAAGTTTAACCACAGAAAGCACGGAAAACACGGAATAAAGGAAATTGGGGAACAATCTTTCCGTGCTTTCTGTGTCTTCTGTGGTTATAATGTAAGTGTAAATATTTACGTTCGGGACTATAATTCAGATGACTATTAGCCGAATTAAAATGGTCTTTAGCCCAATTCCTTCGACTTTTCAGTCCGATTTTTTGAGCTTTGCCAGGACGCCGAGATGGTCTTCATGATAGGGTTTCAGGTCCCTGGCAGTAAGGATTTCAAACTTTGGTTCGAATGCCTGCTCCAGTTTTTTGATTTCGTCCCTGAAAACCTGTTTCGGGTTTGCCGCAGTGTCAATGCTCCGGGCTTTGATGGCTAACAGGAGATACCCGTCACTTTTCAAATAGCGGGCTGCATTCCTCGCAGCGATTTCGGCCTGGTTAGGCTGGGCAACGTCCTGGAAGACCACGTCCACCGGTTCGACCAGGTGGGCATAGATATTGGGTTTTCCAGCGTCTGCAAGGATCGGGTGCAGGTTACTACGGCGGGCTACAAGGCTTATCAGGTCCCGCATGCTCCGGGGGGAAAACTCAACGGCATAAACTGCCCCTCCGGGTACAATATCCGAGACATGGCTAACCGTTGTGCCGGAAGCAGCCCCAAGATAGAGGACTTTTGAATCCTGCCTGAGAGGAATTCTGAACTTTTTGAGTACCATTGCCCCAAGCTTGCTCCGGCGCGGGTCCCAGGTCCTGTACTCCGAGCCTTCGATAGAGAGTAGTCTTTCCCCGTAGACAGTCATACCCGGGACCAGGTTTTTCGTGGCGAGATACTTTTTGCCCTTCGTAATTTCAAAAATTCCTTCGGAAAGAGTCTTTACTTCGGGCATTTACTGCCTCCTTTTCTTTTTTCCTTTTGGCTTTAACCCGCTTTCCGGCTTTTTCCGGGGAGGTTCGGGATTCAGAAGCCGGATCTGCTGCACCTTTGCGTCCAGTTTTTCTGCAAGGGAGGGGACTTTTTCCCCGGAGTAAAGGTCCGTTCTCGCAGCCAGGGAAAGCTTTGCAGCAACGGCTCTTGCGATTTTCCCCCGCTGCCACCAGGGAGAGGTATTGATCAGGGGGTGGCTGAAAATTATCCCGTGTTTCGGGGAGGGAGCCCTGGACCTGAGGTGCTTAAAAAGGGCTTTGTTAGCCCCTATTACCTGGATCGTACTGGAGGGAAAAGCGGCAAGTTTTTCCAGGCTGCCTGCGATGCTGATAAGCCTTGCCCCAAGCATGGGACCTGCAAGCAGGCTAAGGTTTGGAGCTGTGTTTTCCATACTGGATTCTATATATGCCTCGATCTGCTTCCGCCGGTCGTAGAGGCTGCAGACGCTTGTGGCAAATCCTTTGAGAAGTTCCTCATCAAAGGCTTCGAGTTCCGCACCCATGGAATCCGCGGCTTTTGCGTAAAGAGGATCTTCAGGGGCAACATTTTTCCTGGAACCGTATTTTGCGACAAACCGGGCCAGGGTTTCCCCACTCAAACCGCTTTCCGGGAAATAACCCCCGTACCACTCGGAAAGCCTTTCCGAAAGGACGTTTACAGTCTCATTTACATCATCCAGGGCTTCCACTGCAAGGATTATGCGCTGGTCAGGCGTTAAAGCCCCCGAGATCTGCAGCTTTGCAGCATCCAGGGTTACTTCGTGTAAGAGGGAATCATACTCTTCCGGAGATCCGACAAACCCACAGGCAAGAGCAGCGGAGCGGAGGTCAAAACCTGCAGGAGGAATACCTTTTCCCGCTTCCCTCAGGGAAAGGGAACGAAGCGCAAGCTCCCTGACATTTTTTGAAAAAGGATCTGATGCAAGGACTTTCCCGTCCTCGCCCAGATCAAGCGTCCCGAACCAGGCCTCAAGTTTCAAAAAAGCCCTCCGGAGATCTCCGCACCCCTGTTCCTCGCTTTCGTGAGCAGAGCTTCTCCCCCGATGGACTCGTCAAGCATCTGCTGGACTTCCTTTCGGAGCTTTTCACCTTCACTCATGCTCCCTGCAATCCCGTAGACCACAGGCCCGAAGGAGCTGACTCCGGAGCCGCTTGCTCCGTTATCCCGCATGAACTGTACGACATCGAGCACCGGCCGGGGCTGGATTTCGACCTCCCGCTTTTTGAAGCCGACAGTCTGGAGGTGATTGACCGCAGCTCCAAAGCTTTCCAGGTCTTCTTCCACGAGCGCGGGAAGCATCTGCATGAGAATCACATGAGCAACTTCCTGGACTTCAGCCAGGGGAATGGGGCAGACCTTTTTGAAAATATCAACCTCTTCCGCATCATGGGCCCCTTTGGTGTCCGCTATTGCAAGGATGATAGGCCAGTCCGGGAAATCCTCCCTGAAAAGTACAGGCCCCGGGGGCACATGGCTGGCGGCTGAAGGGGAAAAAGCACCCTTGTCCTTGAATTTGTGCCCTCCGTCCAGGAGAAATCCCCCATTTTCAAAGGCAGCAACCCCTATACCGGAAGTTCCCCCTCTCCCTACGGCAACCGCAAGTTCCCTGACAGATTTACCAAGCCCATAAACTTCATTTACAGCTGCGGCAGCCGAAATTGCGGCCTGGGTCCCGGAACCCAGCCCTACATGATCAGGGATGTCCCTTTCGATATTGATCCTGATCCCCCGGTCCTCGGGAAGTAAGGACTTCGCCGCTTTTCGCACCCTCCCTGCGAGAACGGAATCACCAAGGACCTCCACAGTCTCAGCTTCAACTGCGGAAAGTTCCATGCCCGGGGATTCAAGTGTGATTCCCACCCCTCCATCAACCCTGCCAATCTCCGCATTCAGGTCAATAAGGGTCAGATGAAGTCTGGATGGAGACACTATTCTAATCATATCCATCTGTATCCTCGTTACATATTCATAAAGCTTAGGGCTAACCCCTTCGATCGCTTCTGAAAAAGATAGAACAGGCAAACCTTTTCGGCTTAGTCCGGCAGGAGCTTTCAGAAGCAGAGCAAGTTGCCAGGAACTGACTCAACAAGAGATGTCCGCATCTTTAGATGATATCCGCACCTTTATTCCTGGCTTTCGTCAAAAGTGCAGTTCCACCTACCGACTCATCGAGCATCCTCTGGACCTCGTTCCTGACCTGAGCCGCTTCCCTGGAGTTGTCAACCAGGCCGTAGACAAGAGGCCCGAAGGAACTCATGCCTGCCCCGTAACAGCCGTTCTCCCGCATGAAAGCCATAGTATCCTGCGCGATCGGCTGGAGGTCAACCTCTCGCTTTTTGAAGCCCACGGTCTGGACGTGATTGACCGCAGCCCCGAAACTCTCGGGATCCCCTTCAAGGAGGGCGGGCAGCATCTGCATAAGGATCACGTGAGAAACCTCCCTTACCTCGGAAAGCGGGATCGGGCAAGTCGTATTGAAGACATTGATCTCCTTATCGTCATGGACCCCCTGGCCGTCGGGGACTGCAACAACAATCGGCCAGTCAGGAAACTCGTACCTGGAGAGCAAAAGACCCGGGGGCACCCCCTTCACATCGTGTGAGAAGGTTTTCTTATCCCCGAACCTGTGCCCGCCGTCCAGCAGGAAGCCGCCCCTTTCAAAAGCTGCGACACCGATCCCCGAGGTGGTCCCCCGGTTTGCGGCAATGGCAATTTCAGTTACGGATTTTCCAAGACCGTAAAGTTCGTTTACGGCCTTTCCCGCGGAAAGCGCTGCCTGGGTACCCGAACCAAACCCTACATGGTCAGGATAATCTGCTTCGACCCGGATGCGTATACCTTCTCCCTCGGGGAGCAGGGCAAGGGCTGAACTTCGGATTTTTCCCGTAAGACCGGAATTCCCGAGCACCTCAACGGAATCCGCTTTTTCTGCGGAAAGCTTGAGAACGGGAGAATCGAGGGTAATCCCCACCCCTCCATCAACCCTACCAATCTCCGCATTGAGGTCAATAAGGGTTAAATGAAGCCTGGATGGAGACACTATTCTAATCTTATCCATCTGTATCCTCGTTTACACATTCATAATTATAAAGCCTGGGAATGAGCTTTCAGTTTACCCTGAAGCCATTCTTTAATAATCGAATATGTAAAACATAAAGTTTTCCGGTTTAATATAAATTTAAAAAATGAGAAAATAATGGAATATATTTTTATACTGATTTTTGTATTCCCCCGGAAATCCAGGACCGGATCCATGAATACAGGATTGATATAAACGTTGCACTGCCTGCACCTCCCATGAAGCCCCCCTACAAGGGAGTGAGCAACGCCGCAGAGCATCCCCGTGTCTGCAGGGTCGGGCAGGCCGAAGGTAAAATCAGCATCAAGATGTTTGATCTTCAAGGCATTCAATGTATCGAAAAAAAGCCGGAACAAAGGTTCACTAAGGCAACGGAATGCCCTTAAAATATAAGAGTATTCCTTTTTCCAAAACTTTTTAGATTCTTTAGTCTCCTCTATTTCCTTTTCAATTTTTTCTTTTATTTCTTTTTTTTCTTTTCCTTTCCCTTTTTCTTTTTCAATCCCCTCTACTTTCTTCTCTGCCACCCCACCTTTTTCGGCCCAAATTTTTTCTTCTTTTTCCTTTTCAATTCCTTTAATTTTCCTTTTTTCAATTTCTTTCTCTTTTTCCCTCTCTATTTCCTTCCGTATTTCAATTTCTGTTTCATCCTTGAGTTCACATTTTTTGCCCTTTTCTGACCTATCGTCAGATTCCTTTTTTTCCGGCCTCTCAATAGAAATCTTACGTGAGAGGAAAAGCCACCTTACGGCAAAACTGCCCTTGAGTAAACTTTCTTTTTCCCTGCGCCGGGCTTCCGCATCCATAGTAAACTCTATCGGCGTGATAAGCACGAGTAAAACTAAAAGAAGTAATATGGAAATAGCGTATACAGCCAGCATATTCAATAGCTTCGATAAACAACGGAAACTCCGGGCTACCTTCCCGGTTTCAAAATCCTTTTCGGTTCAGTCCCGAACCCGGAACTTATTTTTCAACAAAACCGGGCTTCAGAGGAGTTTATCAGCAGCATTATTCCTCTTCTTCCCCACTTACCATAATCCCTTCCGACTCCTCTTTTTCCGGGCTTTCTCCAGCCCCCTCTTTCTCGCCTTTTTTACCTTTGTGCCGGACAGCTTTAAGTTTTTCCATGATTTCGGGAACGATTTCAGGGACGGCTTCAAGAAATTTCCCAACATCACTCTTCTCCGAAACCCTGAATATCCGGGTATCCTCCTTTGAGACCACAATAAAGGCTATAGGCTCGATTTTTGCACCTGCCCCACCGCCTCCTCCGTACCCGGATTCTTTTTCCCTTTTACCTTCCCCGCCTCCGGCTCCGAACCCCATCGAAATTTTCGAAATAGGAATGATGGTCTTGTCTGCTGCAGTAATAGGATCTCCTACAACAGTTTTAGTGCTTGCCATACGTTCAAGTTCCCCTGCTACTTCTTTAATGGTTTCTTCTACTCCCATGGTTTATTCCCTCCAGAAATGGTATGCTTATGAAAAGCTTTTACTTATGTTTCGGATTATATCTTTGGTTCTCAAACCCTAATAAACCTTCCATCGATGAAGAAGTGCCCTAAAAACCTTCTATAGAAAAAAGATTGCCCAGGAGATATTTCATCAAAAAAAGGTTACCTGAGAGATCCTTTACCAAAAAAATCCCGAGAGACCTTTCACCAAAAAAGATTCTCTAATACATTTCATCAAAAAAGATCCCCCTGTATTTTCCAATAAACAGGTCTGGACCATATCGAAAGCAGGGCGGGGATATTTTAAGCTGCAACCCCGAACCCGGACATTACAATTTTTCCGCCAGGCTGCCCGGGATAAAACTGCCCGGAGTTGAGGACCTAGCCTCCTTTTTTTCGGCATCGCCAGTTTTGATGTTTGAGAAAAAATCTTCAAGGACAGGGCCAACTTCAGCAGGGGCAACATCAAGAAATTCCCGGCTTTCTTCCGGCGGGAAGTACTTGAAGACTGTAAATTTACCCAGTTTTTTCTGCAAAGACCCCTGGTACCTGGCGTCAAGCAAAATCCTGACCCCGAAATCCCGGGGGGAGCGAACGACCCTACCCATAGCCTGTCTCACCTTCCGGATAGTGGGCACCTGGACCGCAAATTCCCAGCCTTCCCCACAGCCAAAGACCGTGTCATAGGCAGATTCAACCGCCTTGATCCTGTCATTCAGCGCAGGGTAGCCGACTCCGACCACGATCACGGTCCTTCCCCTGTTATCCCTGAAATCCACGCCTTCACTCAGAGTGCCCCAGAGGTATGTGATGAGTACGGATTTCTCGCCCCTTTCCCCGGCTCTGAAAAAGTCTTGCCTGACCTGCTGGGCCGAGACTCCTACTTCGTCCAGGAAAAGGGAGACCGAAAGTTCCGGTTCAAGCAGTTTGGAATAGCGCAGAGCTTCGGAGTAACTCTGGAAATAGATTACAACGTTCCCCGGAGATGCGGAAACAGCCGCAAGCAGAGCCTCTTTTATGCTGTCCAGGGTTTCCGGCATGTCCCGGTTCTTTGCAAAGAGAGGGGGGACCGAGACTGCCAGGCTCAACCTTCTTTCCTGAGGGAAGGTTGTCCCGTAGGTTATTTCCTCCACCTCCCTGGAAATGCCCAGAGTGGCCCTGA
This window encodes:
- a CDS encoding ArsR family transcriptional regulator, translated to MVVNVMKNSGINGGGEKLFKAISSDTRLSILELLSGEDTHISGIARELGISVPVAAKHIKILEEAELVERKKLGNLHMIAIKISNVYSFLDHFAENRDVEVEEGTTLLEALKSVAAVEVTQMGNRIKVVSTDGEEGFYIYEVDGKFSDKTVDEYTFEEDAVVEWKKLIPVTKKRLFVNIRR
- a CDS encoding fibrillarin-like rRNA/tRNA 2'-O-methyltransferase: MPEVKTLSEGIFEITKGKKYLATKNLVPGMTVYGERLLSIEGSEYRTWDPRRSKLGAMVLKKFRIPLRQDSKVLYLGAASGTTVSHVSDIVPGGAVYAVEFSPRSMRDLISLVARRSNLHPILADAGKPNIYAHLVEPVDVVFQDVAQPNQAEIAARNAARYLKSDGYLLLAIKARSIDTAANPKQVFRDEIKKLEQAFEPKFEILTARDLKPYHEDHLGVLAKLKKSD
- a CDS encoding NOP5/NOP56 family protein, translating into MKLEAWFGTLDLGEDGKVLASDPFSKNVRELALRSLSLREAGKGIPPAGFDLRSAALACGFVGSPEEYDSLLHEVTLDAAKLQISGALTPDQRIILAVEALDDVNETVNVLSERLSEWYGGYFPESGLSGETLARFVAKYGSRKNVAPEDPLYAKAADSMGAELEAFDEELLKGFATSVCSLYDRRKQIEAYIESSMENTAPNLSLLAGPMLGARLISIAGSLEKLAAFPSSTIQVIGANKALFKHLRSRAPSPKHGIIFSHPLINTSPWWQRGKIARAVAAKLSLAARTDLYSGEKVPSLAEKLDAKVQQIRLLNPEPPRKKPESGLKPKGKKKRRQ
- a CDS encoding beta-ribofuranosylaminobenzene 5'-phosphate synthase, yielding MIRIVSPSRLHLTLIDLNAEIGRVDGGVGITLESPGMELSAVEAETVEVLGDSVLAGRVRKAAKSLLPEDRGIRINIERDIPDHVGLGSGTQAAISAAAAVNEVYGLGKSVRELAVAVGRGGTSGIGVAAFENGGFLLDGGHKFKDKGAFSPSAASHVPPGPVLFREDFPDWPIILAIADTKGAHDAEEVDIFKKVCPIPLAEVQEVAHVILMQMLPALVEEDLESFGAAVNHLQTVGFKKREVEIQPRPVLDVVQFMRDNGASGSGVSSFGPVVYGIAGSMSEGEKLRKEVQQMLDESIGGEALLTKARNRGAEISGGLF
- a CDS encoding beta-ribofuranosylaminobenzene 5'-phosphate synthase, yielding MDKIRIVSPSRLHLTLIDLNAEIGRVDGGVGITLDSPVLKLSAEKADSVEVLGNSGLTGKIRSSALALLPEGEGIRIRVEADYPDHVGFGSGTQAALSAGKAVNELYGLGKSVTEIAIAANRGTTSGIGVAAFERGGFLLDGGHRFGDKKTFSHDVKGVPPGLLLSRYEFPDWPIVVAVPDGQGVHDDKEINVFNTTCPIPLSEVREVSHVILMQMLPALLEGDPESFGAAVNHVQTVGFKKREVDLQPIAQDTMAFMRENGCYGAGMSSFGPLVYGLVDNSREAAQVRNEVQRMLDESVGGTALLTKARNKGADII
- a CDS encoding DUF2953 domain-containing protein translates to MDAEARRREKESLLKGSFAVRWLFLSRKISIERPEKKESDDRSEKGKKCELKDETEIEIRKEIEREKEKEIEKRKIKGIEKEKEEKIWAEKGGVAEKKVEGIEKEKGKGKEKKEIKEKIEKEIEETKESKKFWKKEYSYILRAFRCLSEPLFRLFFDTLNALKIKHLDADFTFGLPDPADTGMLCGVAHSLVGGLHGRCRQCNVYINPVFMDPVLDFRGNTKISIKIYSIIFSFFKFILNRKTLCFTYSIIKEWLQGKLKAHSQAL
- a CDS encoding GerW family sporulation protein codes for the protein MGVEETIKEVAGELERMASTKTVVGDPITAADKTIIPISKISMGFGAGGGEGKREKESGYGGGGGAGAKIEPIAFIVVSKEDTRIFRVSEKSDVGKFLEAVPEIVPEIMEKLKAVRHKGKKGEKEGAGESPEKEESEGIMVSGEEEE